DNA from Macrobrachium rosenbergii isolate ZJJX-2024 chromosome 13, ASM4041242v1, whole genome shotgun sequence:
AACTTCCAGCAACTCGGAAATCGACGATTTTCATTGGCCGTAAGGAATCGGAAAGCTAGTGATACGTTACTTGTCGAACGATAGGTTTTCTCGCTCGTATAAACTgagctgctgcttcttcttcttcttcattttattctctctctcttcacactgTTCTGTTGTTCAAGGGACTGTTTTTATTAAGtcggtgtttgtttgtttacagccGGGTAAGCAGTGTTGTTTTATGTTTGGCTCTTACGTCATTCGCTCGTTTGTATGTGTGGGCATGCTTGATGTAAATCAGTAGTATGGTTgtggtctctcctctctctctctctctctctctctctctctctctctctctctctctctctctctctctctcttctaaatcagtagtaaggttatgatctctctctctctctctctctctctctcagaatcagtagtaaggttatgatctctctctctctctctctctctctctctctctctctctctctctctttctaaatcaGTAGTAcagttatgatctctctctctctctctctctctctctctctctctctctctctctctctctctcagaatcagtagtaaggttatgatctctctctctctctctctctctctctctctctctctctctctctctctctctctctctctctctctctctctctcaaaatcagttgtaaggttatggtctctctctctctctctctctctctctctctctctctctctctctctctctctctctcttctaaatcagtagtaaggttatgatctctctctctctctctctctctctctctctctctctctctctctcaaaatcagtctctctctctctctctctctctctctcttctaaatcagtagtaaggttatgatctctctctctctctctctctctctctctctctctctctctctctctctctctctctctcagaatcagtagtaaggttatgatctctctctctctctctctctctctctctctctctctcaaaatcagttGTAtggttatggtctctctctctctctctctctctctctctctctctctctctctctctcaaaatcagtagtaaggttatgatctctctctctctctctctctctctctctctctctctctctcagaatcagtagtagtagtggttatgtctctctctctctctctctctctctctctctctctctctctctctctctctctctctctctcaaaatcagttGTAAGGTTAAGgttctctgatctctctctctctctctctctctctctctctctctctctctctctctctctctctctctcagaatcagtagtaaggttatgatctctctctctctctctctctctctctctctctctctctctctctctctctctctcagaatcagtagtaaggttatgatctctctctctctctctctctctctctctctctctctctctctctctctctctctctctctctctctcacaatcagTAGTAaggttatgatctctctctctctctctctctctctctctctctctctctctctctctctctctctctctctctctctctcagtagtaaggttatgatctctctctctctctctctctctctctctctctctctctctctctctctctctctctctcagaatcagtagtaaggttatgatctctctctctctctctctctctctctctctctctctctctctctctcaaaatcagtagtaaggttatgatctctctctctctctctctctctctctctctctctctctctctcagaatcagtagtaaggttatgatctctctctctctctctctctctctctctctctctctctctctctctctctctctcaaaatcagttgtaaggttatggtctctctctctctctctctctctctctctctctctctctctctctctctctcagaatcagtagtaaggttatgatctctctctctctctctctctctctctctctctctctctctctctctctctctcaaaatcagttgtaaggttattgtctctctctctctctctctctctctctctctctctctctctctctctctctctctctctctctctcaaaatcagtagtaaggttatgatctctctctctctctctctctctctctctctctctctctctctctctctctctctctctctctcagaatcagtagtaaggttatgatctctctctctctctctctctctctctctctctctctctctctctctcaaaatcagttgtaaggttatgatctctctctctctctctctctctctctctctctctctctctctctctctctctctcagaatcagtagtaaggttatgatctctctctctctctctctctctctctctctctctctctctctctctctctctctctctctctctctctctctctctcagaatcagtagtaaggttatgatctctctctctctctctctctctctctctctctctctctctctctctctctctctcagaatcagtagtaaggttatgatctctctctctctctctctctctctctctctctctctctctctctctctctctctctctcagaatcagtagtaaggttatgatctctctctctctctctctctctctctctctctctctctctcagaatcagtAGTAAGTTatgatctatctctctctctctctctctctctctctctctctctctctctctctctctctctctctctctcaaaatcagtagtaaggttatgatctctctctctctctctctctctctctctctctctctctctctctctctctcagaatcagtagtaaggttatgatctctctctctctctctctctctctctctctctctctctctctctctctctctcaaaatcagttgtaaggttatggtctctctctctctctctctctctctctctctctctctctctctctctctctctctctctctctcaaaatcagtagtaaggttatgatctctctctctctctctctcaaaatcagtagtaaggttatgatctctctctctctctctctctctctctctctctctctctctctctctcagaatcagtagtaaggttatgatctctctctctctctctctctctctctctctctctctctctctctctctctctctctctctcaaaatcagttGTTaggttttgatctctctctctctctctctctctctctctctctctctctctctctctctctctctctctctctctctctcaaaatcagttgtaaggttatggtctctctctctctctctctctctctctctctctctctctctctctctctctctctctctctctctctctctctgtatatatatatatatatatatatatatatatatatatatatatatatatatatatatatatatatatatatatatatatatatatatatatatatatatatatatatatatatatatatatatatacgtgtgtgtgtgtgtataatgtgtataaaataataataataataataatgtacactgTCATTATGGTCtctgatgtatatgtatagacgAGCAAAAGCCATTTGTGTGGATGTGAACTAGACCAATGCGGAGACGTCCGTCACCTACCCGTAAAGTAGAAACCTTCTACCGTAACGCGTCACTCTCCTGCCAACACATTCTCCCACAAATTCGCTCAGAACTCACCAGCGATTTAGGCAGTTCGGGCACCGGAGGAGCTTCGTCGTAGTCGTGGCGACGTGGCTTCCGGAAGATGAGGTACAGCACCCACCCTGCGATCACCAGAAGGAAGCAGGACCCCAGGATGCCCCCGAGGAGGAGGGGCTGGCTGGCAAGCGACACGGGGGCGTTGTGGATGATCGACTGGGCGGCACAGTCGAATAGGAAGTCGGCGCCCCCCTCGACAGAGATCTGGAAGATTTCAGAGAGCAGGTCGTGGGTTAATGCGAGGACTTGTAAGCAATAGGCCTAGTTAGTATTCAGGCTGGAAAAGGcctccttttactatacctccattcgtagtctctttcttccaccttcccaccctctctgacagttgtttcatagggcagttgtgaggtttccctcctgttacgcctttcagaccttacagtcaatttccgtttcagcgctgaatgacctcatgggttccagtgcttggcctttggcctacattctaaACTCCAATTTCAAGTCCAGTCTAGGAAGTGGGGTTCATCAAAGCTCAGACTGAAAATGAGATTCACTGCTCAAGGCGAAAAGTGGTCCAATATTCAGGCTGAAAAGCAGTCTGTCAGTTTTAGCCTCTGGGGCTGACGTTTTGTTTATAGTACTGTAGTTCTGCTTATCTCCTCTCAAGAGTTGCGCCGATGTATGGATGAATTAACcgatggtgtgtatgtgtgtgtggtgcatCCTGAAGGTGGAATGAATCAACCAgcactgtgtgtgtttgtgtggtgcaTCCTGAAGGTGTAATGAATTAACCagcactgtgtatgtgtgtgcgtggtgTATCCTGGAGGTGTAATGAATTAACCAGCACTGTGTATGTGTGGTGTATCTTGAAGATGGAATGAATTAAccgatggtgtgtgtgtgtggtgtatactGAAGGTGGAATGAATTAACCAAcgctgtatgtgtatgtgtggtttaTCCTGGAGGTGATATGCCAAGGGCATGGATCAGCTGCGTTCAGCAGTGATATTTGATGAGATCAGTACGGCCAAGAACTTGCAGAAGGAAACAATCAATGGGAGAAGAGGTCAAATGCACCTTTGTGGGAGCTTGCTGAGCAGATTACGGTGGTTTTTGTAGATCTGAAACTCTTGCTTTCTTGCCTTTCGGATTTGTGCAGACTATAGCTTCAGTACTGATAGCTCTCGCGTTTTATCTCTGACAGTCACACTCGTGTGCCGTAGTAATCAAAGAATTAGCTCGATCAGGTGTTCTGTGGAAATTATTTGACGCTTGAAGAAGCTGTTGTGGATATTGGAATGTTTTTCAGAGAACAACCAGCTTTGAGGTGGAAATTTATACACACagacctgtaatttttttttttttgaaacactAAACGATTCCCTTCAATGGATTTTTGACTCGcgaaaaaatttttccttgttgATGTATTTTGAGTGAATGCGCAAATCGAGTGAtgatgataaacaagtaaaaaatgcgccgtagtttcttcggcgcagtcgagttttctgtgcagccgctacagcatataatcaaggccaccgaaaatagatctatctttcggtggtctcggtatagtgctggccagtggtggcctgtcttatattgttgcaagaagcacgattgtgctaactttaaccttgaataaaaataaaaactactgaggctagagggctgcagtttggtatgtttgatgattggagggtggatgatcaacataccaatttgcagccctctagcctcagtagtttttaagatgtgagggcaggcagaaaaaagcgtggacggacaaacaaagccggcacaatagttttcttttacaggaaactaaaaaattacgTTTCTACTCATTTCCCCAGTGGACTAGCTATACACTCCCAAATACGTGTGTGATCAGCCCACCTTTTCAATTACTCTTAATGTCCCGAGCAAGAGCCGTCATTTCAGGGGCCTCGTTGTGTTCAGCATTTGAATATCAATGTCATCTTTTGTGGTTTTGTCCACGCGTACATTTTTGTTCCTCACCTGAAATCTCCctgtaatgccgtcagtgcaccccatgcggtgcactgtaggcattacttaaggttatttgcagcgtcccttctttaagcccccagctgcaacgcctgtcattccttttactgtacctctgttcatattctctttctttcaccttccTTTACACCCGctcctaacatttgatttatagtgcacctgccaggttttcctcctgttacaccgttaaAGCCCTTGCAgcctcaatttccgtttcagcgctgaatgacctcataggtcccagcgctttgcctttggcctaaatcctatacactgtctatctatctatctatctgtctgtctatccgtcTCACCTGAAATCCTGAGTAGGAATGCGTCCGCCACCACCGCTTCGTGATCAGCGGTCTGGTCTCGTTCCCCACCGTCACCTGGAGGGCGAGCTTGTCGCGCCCCAGGCTTGACAGACTGAGATCCACCTGGTGCTTGTAATACTTGACGTGGAACTCGTGCCACTGGTCGGGCGTCGTCGTGGGCGAGGCTTCCTCCAGCATCCTTCGGGTGATCGCGAGGGCTTCTTCGTAGAGGTAAGGAGGAGCGATGTTCATCGCGTTGTCGATCAGCATTTTGAAGACGACCTCTCGGAAGTCTTCCCTGGGCCTCAGGAAGAATCCGTACGAGTCCCGTCGGATCTCCTTCACGACCTTGAcctcgttcctcctcctcctcctcctcctcctcctcctcaccgtCGACGGTGACCTCCGAGCACTGGATGTGACCCGCCATGCGGTGGGTCTCTCTTTTGGTCAGTCTCCTCTCGTCGGCGGCTGGTTCTGGAAGGGCACTCGGAATGTCGCCATCTTGGGTGGGTACAAGTCTTGCGAAGTCGAGTGGCACATTGTGGCTTTCACCGCAGGTTACTGGGCCAACAACAAGCATGCAACAGAAGGCGCTGACGGAGATCAACGCCACACTAGGAACCATTCTGGCTTGCGAAGGCTTATTTATCGTTCTAGCAAAGGGAAGACTTGAGCACTAGCAAACGACACAGGGGAGGTCAGTCAGTCCAGGCTGCAGCTAAAATGTTCCCCTGGAACTGGAAGCGTCACACAAGGGGTGGGGGCTAAGATCCCAAGAGTTAGATATCCCCAAACGGGTAGGAGCGGCGCTGTCTCACAGGCCGCGAACACTGAATAGGGAGCCTTGGTGGGACCTGGCATTCGTCTTCCCATGCGAAGGATATGAGTCACGGAGTGGCACTTATTACTGTGACCTCAGCAGCAGAACAATTGACGCAAACAAGGGGTGTGTAGGCTATGCTGTGTGTCTTGTTTTTTTCGAGAATCTGGTTCGGGAAACGTAAAATTGTCATGTCCACGAACCTACCGCGAATCTTTTAAGGCCAAATTCGTCTTGTTTagaaccccgtagggggctagtaccttaagtacacctcacgcggagcactgtaggcattacttagggttctttgcagcgtgccatcggcccttagttgcaacccctttcattccttttactgtacctcctttcttattatctttcttccgccttgctatccaccctctcctaacagttgtttcaaagtgcaactgcgaggttttcctcctgaaacACTTTTCCAACCTGCCTACCCTcactttcctttccagcgctgaatgacctcataggtcccagtgcttggcctttggcctaaactctatattccattccgttccttgTTTAGAAAGAAGAATCGCTTTCATAATTAGTAATTGTAGATTGATAAATGTTCTTTCATTCGGGTGACTCGCAGATTTATAAGTTCACCCTGACGTGGCTTCACATTTGATGAATTAGCTAAAACGAACACTGCTTGAGTTATAGAGTGATGCGTGAGTGACATTTGGTGGGGAGTTCGCTCTTGATTGGGagtaatattttgagagagagagagagagagcaactgctagagagacagagagaaacaatatgtgcagagagagaacaagagagagagagagagagaatatgtgcacagagagagagagagagagagagagagagagagagagagagagagagagagagagagagagaaacagagagagagagagagagagagagagagagagagaaagagagagagaaagagaaagaaactgctacagagagagagagagagagagagagagagagagagagagagagagagagagagagagagagagaaacaaactgctacagagagagagagagagagagagagagagagagagagagagagagaaaaagaaactactacagagagagagagagagagagagagagagagagagagagagagagagagagaaaacaaactgctacagagagagagagagagagagagagagagagagagagagagagagtaaaatgtgCCTGTGGATTGAAGACTTTTCCAAAgtaatgttttgagagagagagagagagaattgaaaagtTTCCAGTGatcttttccccttttatttctcAGTAAATCCGGTTGAATATCGTCATAACAGAGATTACGAAGCgttgcaaaactctctctctctctctctctctctctctctctctctctcagccaaggGTGACCTTCTCGGGTTGCGCCGTCGACCTCACGGCATGCCCAGGGTATGATGCCCAGCTGGCCTGATTTGTATCAGATTTGTTTATTGCTGGTTTGAGAAACGCAAGCACAGGAGAGACAtgattgctttttattttatttgtattttattttatttatttttttcattttcccattcttacatttttattgccGTTTtgctatttattgttttatttttagtattttttatatattcatttcctatTGCTTCGTTATTTGCAATTTGCTGATTCCTAATATTTGTGTTCTAGTTTTGCAGAAttattgtttattagttttttttatttttgacatattttttgtgACGGCTGTTTGttggtccgtccgcactttttctgtccgccctcagatcttaaaatctaccgaggctagagggctgcaaattgctatgttgaccgtccaccctccaatcgtcaaacataccaaattgcagccctctagcctcctcagtagtttttatttttatttaaggctaaagttagccatggatcgtgcgtctggcaccacgaTAGGTGCCCACAACAcaagccatcaccgggccgtgggtgagtttcatgggccgcgggtgagaaACTTGTTGACTCCTGTGGCTAATAGCATTTcaggtatttttaaaaatttgtgcagtttataatatttttcccattttttatcttatgtttccaatttttattaattttttgccgatttatattattttccccatttcaatattattttttccatttttaatattagtttttcCACTTAGTGTTTTCcccatttttagtattttttcatttttaatgttatttttccatttttaacattgttccgttttaacatttttcatttttaatgtttcccatttttaatattttcatttttaatattttcatcattattattttcccatttttaaaattttttcgtagttttattattttcatttttaatgttttcccattttgaatattttcattttagtatttttgtccGGTTTAGTATGTTCccaattttgaatgttttgtaattttaatattttcccatttttaacatttctcatttttaatatttttccaatttttcatattttccccatttcatt
Protein-coding regions in this window:
- the LOC136845051 gene encoding uncharacterized protein, which encodes MLIDNAMNIAPPYLYEEALAITRRMLEEASPTTTPDQWHEFHVKYYKHQVDLSLSSLGRDKLALQVTVGNETRPLITKRWWRTHSYSGFQISVEGGADFLFDCAAQSIIHNAPVSLASQPLLLGGILGSCFLLVIAGWVLYLIFRKPRRHDYDEAPPVPELPKSLLLSMDKVSHAPDASHHIYEEFDEDTLSRLRQKMNAATLGECLVAPKPSEQQPPPAAVGNEYDIPKGVPLRARPYERVKGAILPKERVYANEASLTLIEQKIKATTGIRDSMPETHYIEMHGIVNRGSVDMGTLGGQ